The Terracoccus luteus genome includes a region encoding these proteins:
- a CDS encoding YdeI/OmpD-associated family protein, translating to MHEGGTPERPAVFFDDADDFRSWLEANHESATELWMGLKKKHVQPQGLTWAQAVWVALCYGWIDSVSQRVDDDVRRQRWTPRKPGSNWSTVNIEAVAELTAAGLMRPAGQAAFDRRREDRSGVYAYETRTLTWPDEFEATLRANPTASAFWDAATPSYRRTATNWVVTAKQEATRHKRLAQLVDDCSHGRLIPSQRYGDEPAWVRRFREREG from the coding sequence ATGCACGAGGGAGGCACGCCCGAGCGACCCGCGGTGTTCTTCGACGACGCCGACGACTTCCGGTCGTGGCTCGAGGCCAACCACGAGAGCGCCACCGAGCTGTGGATGGGCCTGAAGAAGAAGCACGTCCAGCCGCAGGGGCTGACGTGGGCGCAGGCCGTGTGGGTGGCCCTGTGCTACGGCTGGATCGACTCCGTGTCCCAGCGCGTCGACGACGACGTCCGGCGCCAGCGGTGGACCCCGCGCAAGCCCGGCAGCAATTGGAGCACCGTCAACATCGAGGCCGTGGCCGAGCTCACCGCCGCCGGTCTCATGCGCCCGGCCGGGCAGGCGGCGTTCGACCGGCGCCGTGAGGACCGCTCCGGCGTGTACGCGTACGAGACCCGCACCCTCACGTGGCCCGACGAGTTCGAGGCGACGCTGCGAGCCAACCCCACGGCATCCGCCTTCTGGGACGCCGCCACGCCCTCGTACCGACGCACCGCCACCAACTGGGTGGTCACCGCCAAGCAGGAGGCCACCCGCCACAAGCGGCTCGCCCAGCTGGTCGACGACTGCTCGCACGGTCGGCTCATCCCGTCGCAGCGCTACGGCGACGAGCCCGCGTGGGTGCGGCGCTTCCGCGAGCGGGAGGGCTGA
- a CDS encoding type IV toxin-antitoxin system AbiEi family antitoxin domain-containing protein, which produces MARTLQTVTRAQWGLVTRRQALELGLSDAALRWRVTSGRWRRVHPGVFQTLPGRDDWQTTALAGLLHVGIPAALCGPSAGYLWGLVPAPGPLVHIVVPTSRRPDPAPGLVISRSRFALDRTDERAWPHRIGVDHTVFDLAQGQPLDRAVALVAKAVQSRRTTVRNLRSALELRPNQTLRTLLLEVLDDVSTGIESAAELRYLRDVERSHGLPRAEHQRPGLDRTVCDNDYEPVRMKVEVDGRLGHAGWSHQQRDGRRDRRHATGGWLTIRVFWTDVAGSPCETASDLAAIMASRGWRGTPRPCRRRGCGVSA; this is translated from the coding sequence ATGGCGCGCACCCTGCAGACGGTCACGCGGGCGCAGTGGGGGCTCGTCACGAGGCGCCAGGCGCTCGAGCTGGGCCTGAGCGACGCGGCGCTGCGGTGGCGCGTGACATCGGGCCGGTGGCGGCGGGTGCACCCCGGCGTCTTCCAGACCCTGCCCGGACGCGACGACTGGCAGACGACCGCTCTCGCCGGGCTGCTGCACGTCGGCATCCCCGCCGCTCTCTGCGGCCCCAGCGCCGGCTACCTCTGGGGTCTGGTGCCCGCGCCGGGGCCGTTGGTGCACATCGTCGTGCCGACGAGCCGCCGACCTGACCCGGCGCCGGGCCTCGTGATCTCGCGCAGCCGCTTCGCCCTCGATCGCACCGACGAGCGCGCGTGGCCCCACCGCATCGGTGTCGACCACACGGTCTTCGACCTCGCGCAGGGCCAGCCCCTCGACCGCGCGGTGGCGCTGGTCGCCAAGGCCGTGCAGTCGCGTCGCACGACCGTCCGCAACCTCAGGTCGGCGCTCGAGCTGCGGCCCAACCAGACCCTGCGGACGCTGCTGCTCGAGGTGCTCGACGACGTCTCGACCGGCATCGAGAGTGCTGCCGAGCTGCGTTACCTGCGCGACGTCGAGCGGTCGCACGGACTGCCGAGGGCCGAGCACCAGCGGCCGGGCCTCGACCGGACCGTCTGCGACAACGATTACGAGCCGGTGCGCATGAAGGTCGAGGTCGACGGCAGGCTCGGCCACGCCGGGTGGAGCCACCAGCAGCGTGATGGTCGCCGCGACCGTCGTCACGCCACCGGGGGGTGGCTGACGATCCGCGTGTTCTGGACCGACGTGGCGGGCTCGCCGTGCGAGACGGCGTCCGACCTGGCCGCGATCATGGCGTCGCGCGGATGGCGAGGCACGCCCCGGCCCTGCCGTCGCCGCGGCTGTGGCGTCTCGGCCTGA
- a CDS encoding HEAT repeat domain-containing protein — protein sequence MGGATTVPEAVLDATPSARAAAAVDALGTDVVSGWCADLLGGRVAWGDSDAPDVGWLAGRVGSTWGSPSRLDGDTRYWSRVWAARTLLHAGPGPATADVVAALADPAWRVREMAAKVCARWAVAEAADPCRRLVDDETPRVRLAALRVLAAVGEGEHAEAVARALDDTDPAVRDAAERALTRLEQRLDRPLHP from the coding sequence ATGGGTGGCGCCACGACCGTTCCGGAGGCCGTGCTCGACGCGACACCGTCGGCGCGGGCGGCGGCCGCTGTCGACGCCCTGGGCACTGACGTCGTGTCGGGGTGGTGTGCCGACCTGCTCGGCGGGCGAGTGGCGTGGGGCGACTCGGACGCGCCCGACGTCGGCTGGCTCGCCGGCCGGGTCGGCTCGACGTGGGGGTCGCCGTCCCGGCTCGACGGCGACACCCGCTACTGGTCGCGCGTGTGGGCGGCCCGCACCCTCCTGCACGCCGGGCCGGGACCGGCCACCGCCGACGTGGTCGCGGCCCTGGCCGACCCGGCGTGGCGGGTGCGGGAGATGGCGGCCAAGGTGTGCGCGCGGTGGGCGGTCGCGGAGGCGGCCGACCCGTGCCGGCGGCTCGTCGACGACGAGACCCCTCGGGTCCGGCTCGCCGCGCTGCGGGTGCTCGCGGCGGTGGGGGAGGGCGAGCACGCCGAGGCGGTGGCCCGGGCCCTCGACGACACCGATCCGGCCGTGCGCGACGCGGCCGAGCGGGCCCTGACCCGGCTCGAGCAGCGCCTCGACCGCCCCCTCCACCCCTGA
- a CDS encoding deoxyguanosinetriphosphate triphosphohydrolase, producing MGYEQRDRERWVAEDPAQKRADRDDFARDRARVLHSSALRRLGAKTQVLAPGHDDFVRTRLTHSLEVAQIGREFGAALGCDADVVDTACLAHDLGHPPFGHNGEAVLHEIAAGIGGFEGNAQTLRLLTRLEAKRSHADGTPAGLNLTRASLDAATKYPWGRGQAPHDTAKFGVYESDRAVFEWVRDGAGAGDRCLEAEVMDWSDDVAYSVHDVEDAVASGWLDPRVLRSPTDMAVVVDVAAATYAPDLDPAQLAAALDRLVASGAIPDDHDGSRAALARLKDMTSRLIGHFVLVVEQATRDRHGPGPLCRFEADLVVPDATRAECSVLKALANHYVMTTDERLAVMVTQREVVRALVAAYLERPEERLDPPLRADFAEAAGDDERLRVVVDQVASLTDVRALALHGRWAG from the coding sequence ATGGGCTACGAGCAGCGCGACCGCGAGCGATGGGTGGCGGAGGACCCGGCGCAGAAGCGCGCCGACCGCGACGACTTCGCCCGCGACCGCGCCCGGGTGCTTCACTCGTCGGCGCTGCGTCGCCTCGGGGCCAAGACGCAGGTGCTCGCACCGGGGCACGACGACTTCGTGCGAACGAGGCTGACGCACTCGCTCGAGGTGGCGCAGATCGGTCGTGAGTTCGGTGCCGCCCTGGGCTGCGACGCCGACGTCGTCGACACCGCCTGCCTCGCACACGACCTCGGCCACCCGCCGTTCGGGCACAACGGCGAGGCGGTCCTGCACGAGATCGCCGCCGGAATCGGTGGTTTCGAGGGCAACGCCCAGACCCTGCGGCTGCTGACGCGGCTCGAGGCCAAGCGGTCTCACGCCGACGGTACGCCGGCCGGTCTCAACCTCACCCGGGCCAGCCTCGACGCGGCGACCAAGTACCCGTGGGGCCGGGGGCAGGCGCCTCACGACACCGCGAAGTTCGGCGTCTACGAGTCGGACCGTGCCGTCTTCGAGTGGGTCCGGGACGGGGCCGGCGCCGGCGACCGCTGCCTCGAGGCGGAGGTCATGGACTGGTCCGACGACGTCGCCTACTCGGTGCACGACGTCGAGGATGCCGTCGCGTCGGGTTGGCTGGACCCGCGGGTGCTGCGCTCGCCGACCGACATGGCCGTCGTCGTCGACGTGGCCGCGGCGACGTACGCCCCCGACCTCGACCCCGCCCAGCTCGCCGCCGCGCTCGACCGGCTCGTGGCGAGCGGAGCCATCCCCGACGACCACGACGGGTCGCGGGCGGCGCTGGCCCGGCTCAAGGACATGACGAGCCGGCTCATCGGCCACTTCGTCCTCGTCGTCGAGCAGGCCACCCGCGACCGGCACGGACCCGGGCCGTTGTGCCGCTTCGAGGCCGACCTCGTCGTGCCCGACGCCACCCGGGCCGAGTGCTCGGTGCTCAAGGCGTTGGCCAACCACTACGTCATGACGACCGACGAGCGGCTCGCCGTCATGGTGACGCAGCGCGAGGTGGTACGGGCGCTCGTCGCCGCGTACCTCGAGCGGCCCGAGGAGCGGCTCGACCCGCCGCTGCGGGCCGACTTCGCGGAGGCCGCGGGTGACGACGAGCGGCTGCGGGTCGTCGTCGACCAGGTCGCCTCCCTCACCGACGTGCGGGCACTCGCGCTGCACGGCCGCTGGGCCGGCTGA
- the dusB gene encoding tRNA dihydrouridine synthase DusB: MTDVLEADPRTAERIPAGGQPLLPPLRIGRHVIGSPVVLAPMAGITNRAFRRLCRQYGVRGAASAGVAAAPGDASASGATSLYVSEMITSRALVERTPESMRLIEHDPDESPRSIQLYSVDPATARAAARMLVTEDRADHIDLNFGCPVPKVTRKGGGSALPWKKDLFRAIVGAVVEEGARRDVPVTVKMRKGIDDEHLTFLDAALAAEQEGVAAVALHGRTASQSYSGTADWEAIRLLKQTVTSVPVLGNGDIWSAEDAVRMVRETGCDGVVVGRGCLGRPWLFTDLASAFAGSPVRVTPSLGEVADALRLHAVYLTEFYGEEGRACRDIRKHIAWYLKGFPAGSTVRHSLALVDSLASLDTLLSGLDRDAPWPGEAAEGQRGRAGSPRSVALPDRWLESRELSPEHQRVIAEAELPVSGG, translated from the coding sequence ATGACCGACGTGCTCGAGGCAGACCCCCGCACGGCCGAGCGGATACCGGCCGGCGGGCAGCCGCTGCTGCCGCCGCTGCGCATCGGTCGCCACGTCATCGGCTCACCGGTCGTGCTCGCGCCCATGGCCGGCATCACGAACCGCGCCTTCCGACGGCTCTGCCGGCAGTACGGCGTCCGCGGGGCGGCGTCGGCGGGCGTGGCGGCGGCACCGGGTGACGCGTCGGCCAGCGGCGCGACGAGCCTGTACGTCAGCGAGATGATCACCTCCCGCGCCCTCGTCGAGCGCACCCCGGAGTCGATGCGCCTCATCGAGCACGACCCCGACGAGAGCCCCCGCTCGATCCAGCTCTACAGCGTCGACCCGGCCACGGCCCGCGCCGCGGCGCGCATGCTCGTCACCGAGGACCGCGCCGACCACATCGACCTCAACTTCGGCTGCCCGGTGCCGAAGGTGACGCGCAAGGGCGGCGGGTCGGCCCTGCCGTGGAAGAAGGACCTCTTCCGCGCCATCGTCGGCGCCGTCGTCGAGGAGGGCGCGCGCCGCGACGTCCCGGTGACGGTCAAGATGCGCAAGGGCATCGACGACGAGCACCTCACGTTCCTCGACGCCGCTCTCGCCGCCGAACAGGAGGGCGTCGCCGCCGTCGCCCTGCACGGGCGCACGGCGTCGCAGTCGTACTCGGGCACCGCCGACTGGGAGGCCATCCGGCTGCTCAAGCAGACCGTGACCTCGGTGCCGGTACTCGGCAACGGCGACATCTGGTCGGCCGAGGACGCCGTGCGCATGGTCCGCGAGACCGGTTGCGACGGCGTCGTCGTCGGTCGCGGCTGCCTCGGGCGCCCTTGGCTCTTCACCGATCTCGCGTCGGCGTTCGCGGGCAGCCCTGTGCGCGTGACGCCGTCGCTCGGCGAGGTCGCCGACGCCCTGCGCCTGCACGCGGTCTACCTCACCGAGTTCTACGGCGAGGAGGGCCGCGCCTGCCGCGACATCCGCAAGCACATCGCCTGGTACCTCAAGGGGTTCCCCGCCGGCTCGACGGTGCGCCACTCGCTCGCACTCGTCGACTCGCTCGCGTCGCTCGACACCCTGCTCTCGGGTCTCGACCGTGACGCGCCGTGGCCGGGAGAGGCCGCCGAGGGTCAGCGCGGCCGGGCGGGGTCGCCCCGCTCGGTGGCGCTGCCCGACCGGTGGCTCGAGTCACGCGAGCTCTCGCCCGAGCACCAGCGGGTCATCGCCGAGGCCGAGCTGCCGGTCAGCGGCGGCTGA
- a CDS encoding alpha/beta fold hydrolase, giving the protein MDAPARPLHLVLVHGSRLGSSQWAPQLPLLAGRATVGLVDLPGHGARADEPFTLARCAEVIGEAVASAPASACTVVVGHSLGGYAVMTFASENPDVAAGFVLADCSATPTGLGAAVYRGVAALTDRLGPERMTRVNDRVLRRLYPPERIEPVIAGGYYFAPTPAAWAEVMTHCRPSMLTGVRRPVLLLNGRFDQFRVGTRAFLRAAPTARVEVLPRAGHLTNLDQPEAFTDAVLAFAREVADSAPVT; this is encoded by the coding sequence GTGGACGCTCCCGCACGCCCGTTGCACCTCGTGCTGGTGCACGGCTCCCGTCTCGGCAGCTCGCAGTGGGCGCCGCAGCTGCCCCTGCTCGCGGGCCGGGCCACCGTCGGCCTCGTCGACCTGCCCGGCCACGGCGCCCGCGCCGACGAGCCGTTCACCCTCGCCCGGTGCGCCGAGGTCATCGGTGAGGCGGTGGCGAGCGCCCCGGCATCCGCGTGCACGGTCGTCGTCGGTCACTCGCTCGGCGGCTACGCGGTGATGACGTTCGCGAGCGAGAACCCCGACGTCGCAGCCGGATTCGTGCTCGCCGACTGCAGTGCCACCCCGACGGGGCTGGGAGCCGCGGTCTATCGCGGGGTCGCGGCCCTCACCGACCGTCTCGGACCCGAGCGCATGACGCGCGTCAACGACCGCGTGCTGCGCCGGCTCTACCCGCCCGAGCGCATCGAGCCTGTGATCGCGGGCGGTTACTACTTCGCGCCCACCCCCGCCGCGTGGGCCGAGGTGATGACGCACTGCCGCCCCTCGATGCTCACCGGGGTGCGCCGCCCGGTGCTGCTGCTCAACGGCCGGTTCGACCAGTTCCGCGTCGGCACCCGGGCTTTCCTCCGGGCCGCGCCGACCGCCCGCGTCGAGGTGCTGCCGCGGGCCGGGCACCTCACCAACCTCGACCAGCCGGAGGCCTTCACCGATGCCGTGCTCGCCTTCGCCCGGGAGGTGGCCGATTCGGCGCCCGTGACCTGA
- a CDS encoding glycine--tRNA ligase — protein sequence MAKQTSTVDTVVSLCKRRGFVFPCGEIYGGTRSAWDYGPLGVELKENIKRQWWKAMVTSRDDVVGLDSSIILPRETWVASGHVGTFTDPLVECLNCHRRRRQDHLQEALAEKKGIEDPDTIPMTDIVCPDCGTKGQWTEPRDFQMMLKTYLGVIEDEAGLHYLRPETAQGIFINFNNVMTATRKKPPFGIAQTGKSFRNEITPGNFIFRTREFEQMEMEFFVKPGEDAEWHQYWIDERTRWYTDLGINPDNLRHYEHAPEKLSHYSTRTVDIEYRFGFSGSEWGELEGVANRTDFDLSTHSKHSGTDLVYFDQASGEKYTPYVIEPAAGLSRSLMTFLVDAYHEDEAPNTKGGVDKRVVLRLDPRLAPVKAAVLPLSRNTDLSPKARDLAATLRRHWNIDFDDSGAIGKRYRRQDEIGTPFCITVDFDTLDDQAVTIRERDSMGQERIALDQVEGYLAQRLVGC from the coding sequence ATGGCCAAGCAGACCTCAACCGTGGACACCGTCGTCAGCCTCTGCAAGCGCAGGGGCTTCGTCTTCCCGTGCGGTGAGATCTACGGAGGCACCCGCTCGGCCTGGGACTACGGGCCCCTCGGCGTCGAGCTCAAGGAGAACATCAAGCGCCAGTGGTGGAAGGCGATGGTGACGAGCCGCGACGACGTCGTCGGCCTCGACTCCTCGATCATCCTGCCGCGCGAGACGTGGGTGGCCTCGGGCCACGTCGGCACCTTCACCGACCCGCTCGTCGAGTGCCTCAACTGCCACCGCCGCCGCCGGCAGGACCACCTGCAGGAGGCGCTCGCGGAGAAGAAGGGCATCGAGGACCCCGACACGATCCCGATGACCGACATCGTCTGCCCCGACTGCGGCACGAAGGGTCAGTGGACCGAGCCGCGCGACTTCCAGATGATGCTCAAGACCTACCTCGGCGTCATCGAGGACGAGGCGGGGCTGCACTACCTGCGCCCCGAGACCGCGCAGGGCATCTTCATCAACTTCAACAACGTCATGACTGCCACGCGCAAGAAGCCGCCGTTCGGCATCGCCCAGACCGGCAAGAGCTTCCGCAACGAGATCACGCCCGGCAACTTCATCTTCCGCACCCGCGAGTTCGAGCAGATGGAGATGGAGTTCTTCGTCAAGCCCGGCGAGGACGCCGAGTGGCACCAGTACTGGATCGACGAGCGCACCCGCTGGTACACCGACCTCGGCATCAACCCCGACAACCTGCGCCACTACGAGCACGCGCCCGAGAAGCTGTCGCACTACTCGACGCGCACCGTCGACATCGAGTACCGGTTCGGGTTCTCCGGCTCCGAGTGGGGCGAGCTCGAGGGCGTGGCCAACCGCACCGACTTCGACCTCTCGACGCACTCGAAGCACTCGGGCACCGACCTCGTCTACTTCGACCAGGCGAGCGGCGAGAAGTACACGCCGTACGTCATCGAGCCCGCGGCCGGTCTGTCGCGCTCGCTCATGACCTTCCTCGTCGACGCGTACCACGAGGACGAGGCGCCGAACACGAAGGGCGGCGTCGACAAGCGTGTCGTGCTGCGCCTCGACCCCCGTCTGGCGCCGGTCAAGGCCGCGGTGCTGCCGCTGTCGCGCAACACCGACCTCTCGCCCAAGGCCCGCGACCTCGCGGCGACGCTGCGCCGGCACTGGAACATCGACTTCGACGACTCCGGCGCCATCGGCAAGCGCTACCGCCGCCAGGACGAGATCGGCACGCCGTTCTGCATCACGGTCGACTTCGACACCCTCGACGACCAGGCCGTGACCATCCGCGAGCGCGACTCGATGGGCCAGGAGCGCATCGCCCTCGACCAGGTCGAGGGCTACCTCGCGCAGCGCCTCGTCGGCTGCTGA
- a CDS encoding sulfurtransferase: MSHLVSARDLSAEIEQDAERQVEGPVLVDVQWRLSSGRSASSGPIGRPDYDAGHLPGAFFVDLDTELAGAPGEGGRHPLPEASVVQEALRRCGVGDGSRVVVYDGRESFAAARAWWVFRWAGLTDVRVLDGGLAAWQAAGLPVSTHEPQPREGDVTVRPGSLPVLDADGAAAWARRAVLLDARDPERYSGETEPLDPVAGHVPGAVNSPTRAWVAPDGTFRRDLADHWASVGPGTVGADEVAVYCGSGVTAAHHALALAEIGVDATLYPGSWSDWVRDPERPVATGPTPG, encoded by the coding sequence ATGAGCCACCTCGTCAGTGCCCGGGACCTCTCCGCCGAGATCGAGCAGGACGCCGAGCGACAGGTCGAGGGACCGGTGCTCGTCGACGTGCAGTGGCGCCTCAGCAGCGGGCGGTCGGCGTCGTCCGGGCCGATCGGTCGCCCCGACTACGACGCGGGCCACCTACCGGGCGCCTTCTTCGTCGACCTCGACACCGAGCTCGCGGGCGCGCCCGGCGAGGGTGGCCGGCATCCGCTGCCGGAGGCGTCGGTCGTGCAGGAGGCCCTGCGCCGCTGCGGCGTCGGTGACGGGAGCCGGGTCGTCGTCTACGACGGGCGCGAGTCGTTCGCGGCGGCGCGGGCGTGGTGGGTGTTCCGGTGGGCGGGGCTGACCGACGTGCGGGTGCTCGACGGTGGGCTGGCGGCGTGGCAGGCGGCCGGGCTGCCCGTGAGCACCCACGAGCCGCAGCCGCGGGAGGGCGACGTGACGGTGCGGCCGGGCTCGCTGCCGGTGCTCGACGCCGACGGGGCGGCCGCCTGGGCCCGGCGCGCGGTGCTGCTCGACGCACGCGACCCCGAGCGCTACTCGGGCGAGACCGAGCCGCTCGACCCGGTCGCGGGCCACGTGCCCGGCGCCGTCAACAGCCCGACGCGGGCCTGGGTCGCGCCCGACGGGACCTTCCGCCGCGACCTCGCCGACCACTGGGCCTCGGTCGGTCCCGGGACCGTCGGAGCCGACGAGGTGGCGGTCTACTGCGGCTCGGGCGTCACCGCCGCCCACCACGCCCTCGCCCTGGCCGAGATCGGAGTGGACGCGACGCTCTACCCCGGGTCGTGGAGCGACTGGGTGCGCGACCCCGAGCGCCCCGTCGCGACCGGCCCCACCCCCGGCTGA